Part of the Pieris brassicae chromosome 11, ilPieBrab1.1, whole genome shotgun sequence genome, aatttcattaatatgaCCTAAATAGAAGTGTAAGAATTTTCCTGAGCTCAgcttaataagtttttaacacCAGAACTAAAAGATcgaattatgtatgtaatcaaataaatataatgaaataaaatatgtgtaataaaaGCCTGAGCAATTTAAGTATGTCTATAAATTTCCGCCAGAGCTTAGATTTATCTAATAAGTAAAGTAAATCCAactataaatctaaaaaatgaTGCTATATATCGCTATGACGGTTTTACGGAAGCTTAGACATTATGCTCGATGGTTatctattgtaaataaataaatatggcaaatataaatgttttctaaATGGCTAACGTAACCGGAAACTCGTAAACAAGTATTCTGAGTACGGCTAAAAGAGACGTTAAAAGCATAGGTCTTAAAGCAATTAAAGAAATCCAGATAAAACATCCTCAAAAGCATGATTAAATATCTTTCGGTAGATTATAAAATGTGTAGTGTTTAACAAACATTTTGGtactatgtttaaatttatatgtagaGAATGATtagatttgattatatttatctgAAAAATCCCTAATCATATATCGACTTACGGCATAAACCTCAGACTATCTTTCTATATTTAGACGATCTTTTACTAGATCTGGaactatgttaaaaatataaaacatgcaGCATCACCCAATTTAGGCACATTAAATCAAAACCTTTTTCCAACAAAAACGTATAAACATGTTGTACATTAGACAAAAGAATAGAGTCAAaatcttattcataaataacttTGCGTGATCCGTGAAAACTATctaatctattaaaaataaataacatacctTATTACTTTCAAAGTAAATACCGATACacaataatgattttttatttaattaacccATGTAAAGTCTATATAGAACGAGttcaatttatgaaaataaacaattatttaaaaaaatcattgtttCATTTGGAAGAAGGGTCACAAGTATCTATATATAGAACCCTTCTTCCAACTTTTTTCTCATGATTATATAAACGAATACAAATTAGTATTAAAACGATTTGGTTTCAACATGTTAAGCGAAAATACTTTCAATAATACATAAGTTTGATTCATGGAAAAGAAATAGTAATGTGTTTGCATAGTTTCAACGTCAATCGCAACATAAGTTGTCAAAACTAACAAAGTACTTAAAAGCCAACAGTACTTACCGTCATCGATAAACTtagttacaattataatttcataactCTGAAACTCCCTTACAATACAGCCAATTttgtactatttttaaatattttacgcgTAAGAAGCCAGTCGTTTTTTCGCGTGTAGTCCGCGCGCGATGCGATTTTACTTTACGACCACGCTAGCAAAACTTCGTCGTCCTCTCACGTGCACCTACTGGCTCACAAACAATCCACCAGTTAACtcttgtaatataaatacaaatgtatattaaGTACACACAAAGGCTATCAAAGTTTACTaagtatatatagttatttggGAACAAATCTTGTTATTATGATTCTAATGTGTTTTCGGTATAatgtaagaataaaaatattttagtttttgcctcaaattatttaaaaggcgCAACAAATTTGTGCTTGAGTTTTTTTACATGAAAAGGAATGTATATTCTTTCTTGACAATAAGTGAGGTGATAATATCAAAATACGTCGTTAGaaacataatatgttttatttctacGATATTTGTTAAACAATTACTCATTTTACAACGCATTGTGTATACAAAGTATGTACCTGAAAAGTTTTCAAGATTTTCGAAATGTGATGATCTTCCGATGTTCACTCGAATAAAACGCTATTTCTAGCATATCTCCTTTCTAAAActtgttataataaatgtagatTTACCTAAGGTATACAAGTTGGATACTTGTATAAGATATTTGATATACGATGCAGAAATGTTGacttaattatatgaaaattactCAGAtacatattacttattaaaaggCATTAACAAATTACTTGAATGCTTTACTTAACTGTATTAGAACAcctgattaaaaataaaacgttatGCACGTTCTCTTTACTATACCACAAACGatcacattttaattaaattcgtgAGATTAGTTCAAACTAGGATAAAATCTGCATTAAGCGTAACTCGTTTAAAACGAGCTATTTCCAATGACCTAGTCCTTAAAACATGTCttacgtaaaaaatattacttttcacACCAACAATCTACAAAGgtcctattaaaaaatagccACTAAGCTTTGGGGCCACTGGCTAGTCAGTGACGATCAAGTATAATAGTCAAGAATTCTCGCTCCCTATATTGATGGGAGGAACAGTACACATTTCTGATTCTTAGAGTCGTGTATTGTAACAGGCTTTAATAGAATGTTTGGCCGTGAGTTTCAAATTAGGAcacaaaaaactaattatgcttataatcatttattaattaaagccACAATCTAAGCACACGATATAATAATCGAAATCAGTCTTTTATATACCTATTACAGAGATGACTAACATTTGTGTAGCAGCCTAAAATATCGTACGCATAATAAATGTGATATTTAGAACCATTCATAATTcctagatatattttaagattttctatACTTTAACAAATATGAGAATAGTGTCCAACCTCCTTACATGATCCTTATATCATCTCGCTGCTTACTTTATTTtcagtttcttttttattgtattggtaattaattaagtaCTTTACAATGCGAACTCTCGAAATTGGGGTAATTCAACCaaagatttatataacaatattaaaatgttatggaccaatgcaatttttaaatagtattattgaaataatggaataatataaaagcgtAATAAACCTTCGCCTTCAAAAAGAGAATTAAGCTCAATAAAGAAACGTTGATATGATTAGaaacattacaaatttaaaattttgaagaaATATTCCACTTCAAGTAAGCCATCCTCTGCTAAATCACTGCAATGTATAGCATTTTGCACCTTTGTCTTTCCAAGATTAGCTCTCATTGTATTTGGACGTAATAATCTTGCAAtttcctaaaaaaaatattaagaaacttTAGAGTAGCTGATGATAATTGGttgattgaataaaaataagccCAGATGTACAAATTGTATTGATTTCAAGAACTTTCcaactaaattaacatttactggAATTCACTACTTTTAACTACTTTAGGTTGAATAATATTCAAGCGGGTGTTATGGATTCAAAACCTATAAGGTGATGGCcggttacatagaaaattgtacACTTTTTTGTGCGTATTGCTCTACATACACGAAGCAAAaccaaaatgtattaaaatagttttagcaTATTTGAgtcaataataaatgttaatattatcgTGTTGTCTTAGCGCTGGTCAATAAAGGATAATTAAATTGGACAATGGGACCATGTAACTACAAAACCTTCATAGATATAATTACACAAATTTGGACTTTAGTTAGTTGGCTGGGAAGTTAGCCGGTATTAATCATGGTGGGCTTCCAACAAAAACATACCGGATCAGATGGTCCCACTAATTTTCTGAACTCAACAGCTGTATTAGTACGCTTATCCTTCGCAACAATTTCCATTGCAATACACGACCCACTTGCAAGCTCTTCTACCATTCCCTGTGACATGTAACaccttaaacatttaaattgaaaaaggtCCAACTGAAGCAAAAGGAAAAGTGGAGCAGTATTGGGCTTGTGGCTTGAGCGTGCGACTCATCAGTGAAGTCgtggttcgaaccccggctgtgcaccaacattcgctcgtacgaTGAAGGGAAACATGGAATGCTATAGGACCAAAAACGTCGACATGTCAAAGACGACAGACCAGCTACTTGCCTAGTgagaaaaattatgaaaaacgAAACATACTTTGCCTTATCGCGAtcgattaatttattactgttgatataaatttaagctTAATTGTCAACAGAACTTTATTGACAGAAGGCCGTCGCCAGCCAGTAGGTACAAAGGATAATAaaagaacaataaataatgtaaataaagaaaaataaaaacaaattaataacttaaaaaaaggatttttccTGTCCCCACTGCCGACGCCCGTGATGTCCATCGATGGCATAAGTAACATATCTTTGcaaagacattaaaaaagtattgtaaaatttaaataacctattttgttaatgttttagaCTGAGGGTTGggttaacattaaaataaataataacctaCACTAAGTTACAGAAGCTATTTCTCCTTTGGAATAAGTTACTGGTCTGTACCTATGCAACAATGacacaaaacaatttatttactaatatttaaacattgtGTGTCAGCTTTCCTTTTGCTGTTCAAGTACTCAATTGGGCCTGATTATATTTATCCTTGAGCCAGCATGGGTTTACAATTTCACGAAATGGTAAGGTGTGGATGTGACAATATAGAAAAGTAAAATTCTCTAGAGAAATTCTACAGTGAATTTCTTATACAACCTTGTAATAGAATGTACCTTATACTCTTGAACAATTCCCTTATAAACTTCATAGAACTCTGCCGCATTGATATTCTCAACTATGAACATATTCAAAGCTGTGATATCAAATCCACCTTCATCAATTGCTTCGAACACGGCACCAAGTTTACCCTCACGTATGGCATGTGGTTTCACAATACAAAGGGTGCAATTTGACAGGGTGGCTGTCAATCGAAGCCTTGATAAATGAAATGgtggtgaaggaaaaaaatattccacatcctataaacatataaatagaGTATTAGTTGGTCGAGCCAAGTtagcctttttttaaatacaaggCTGGTGACCATCTTTCTCgccatacattatatatattttagtacaagattcataaataaaatttgaaaaaatgaGATTTATGGTCTCTATCCCATAGGATGTAGAGCAGTTACATAGCCTCAAGGTATGATTGTTACCTGgataaacaaacattatttcCAATCAGAATGGGCACAGAAAGTTAACTCACatctaattaaaatgattatatacCAACTTCTGCCAGATGCCTATATTGTATACATCATATACCTGAATAGCAGTTTCAGCATCACTGGACACATCAACACAGTTCTTAACAGGATCAGTTCCATAAAGTGCCCTTATAGTGCCTGGTTTAGCTTTCATTGGATCTTTATCACCAATTATCTGTTTGGAGAGGGCAACAGCATCTTTACCAACAAGCTCCATACCATACACTAAGTCTCCTGTTAGATGCTCCAAAAGAaatctgtaaatttttaaagctcttttaatgtatgattttatataaattttaattatctagtTTATCtagtttcaaatttattttggataccatttatttgtatattctaTCCACAATGCTaacttgttttaaattgtCCTGTATAGTTAtggtaacatttaaatatatatttattctagtGTGGACTTATTTATGAACCTTTAAATCAAATACAGATTCTGttgcaattaaatttttaaacaataaagcaTATTGGTGGccaataatatcaaatattaaaaaaaccatatcattgaataaatttataaaatatctagcCTAGCTTAATTGTGctataaaatggaaaattacaaaatgaattaatttcttaCTTAATGAagttatgaattttattatcaatggACAATAAGAATCTAAGAATATTTATCGTGTTTAACATCTGAACCACTTGTGTGTGACAATTTAAGTTTCAAAGATAATTCACCATATGAATAGAAGTTGTAGAATTACTTACGGAAATGTGGGATCTGATAATTGAGATctataaagataattaacaTCATCCCCTGTGAGGCGGGCTTTTTTCATTTTAGTTATCTTAAGATTGTGTTCAAAGAAGTGGGTGATAATTTTACCAGTAATTTTTGATGGAATTGGTTTTATTAGCGCAAATGTGCTGTAagaataaaatcatatattttttcaaaaggaaataataaatcaatgaatttttataacagACTTAAACCTCACACTTCCATGTCCTTGTGCAGTTTTTCCTTTGTGTGTTCACATGCAAAATCAACAATTTTGACCAATCTTCCTAATATGAAAAGGGAACTTCCAATAAAGAAATTGTCAAGTGCTATACCATTCACCTTTACTCTTCTTAAAAAAGTCTTCCTGTTCTTCAGATCATACATCTCGATTGTATCATCGTTGGGATAGTAAAATACGTTAAATCTTCTTACAAGGCTTGCTTGGTTGTCATACCATTCTCCTACAAAtgagtatttttctttatatgcaCCTTCCTATggataaatacattttcagaataataacataattgattatatattaatactcgtaaatcacaatataatttgcactacttgccatgataataaagttttactattaacaaaatattacaagtatttgaaattaaaataaacaaagactaTATTAATTGTCTGATTCTATTTACAAATAGAAATGAATcattgttgttgttttgacttttttaaatcttaaacgGCATTCTCAGTGTTCTCATCTCATAAAAATGTTGACTACTTTAACATCCTAATTCCTAttggaataatattaaatattatagtctGGGTCTGGGCAAGGCCAAGAAGTAATCTGCGGTAATAATTGTGAATATTGTCCGTATATGGCGCTCGCGTGTTCAAACTAGGGACGTGCCAACGTTAGCACGTTCGATAGTTCTATATATGCGTATATACGATAACTAATTTAAACCATTAGACATATTAGATGatgttgattattttatttagtatattcaataaatgcaACAAAAATCTGTTAAGTAATTAGAGATTCTAGTTTAGTTTgcgctttttttattaaatcaacaCTACGAATAGATGTTGAGGGTTACCAATACTCCTTTATCACTTTATTGGAACGAATGGCTAACAGTATTGGTAAAGGTTGTCACAAAccaatgaatatttattattagaaaacaTAGAATACGCCATTTACCAGTTTTAAGATTATTGAACTCACAAAATTTCTACGTctgcaattattttattaaccagaccttttttctttttcggTTATAAGTTGaggttgaaatatttttttttaatggagcCTTTGTTTGACGTGCCTGTACTGAATTGATGATCgttcgtaataataatagaaggATTGCACTGCCAAGTTGAGGATGGTTGATCTGACGTTCTTATAGTTTAGGGTCCCGCGCTATTTCTTATTAATCATTATATCtacttatgttttaattgaaatctTTATGCCAATTTTATAAACCTAACACTCCTCGTTAAATGTTTTCGTGAAATAAGTTTGTACACATAATTCTCATTAAAAAGAATTAAGTGAAAGCTTAATAtgccaaaaaatatatagatttactatattttaacagTGAAGAAGGGCTTAGTTTCGTCATGAATTATAACTTCCTACTTGATGCAGTCTTGTTGTAGTAAAAAATgagaattaaaaacaatattataatatatccaaaaaagtcgacggcatgtgtcaggcacaggaggctgatcacctactagcctattagattgacaaaagatcatgaaacagatatagaaatctaagGCACTAAAACTAGGTTCTAGGTTTGGCCTAGAAGTGGTAAAGCGCCAatggtttgtttatttttaaatattatcataggtcaaacaaatttaaaattaactcatatcgaatttgatatatagaattatatttaatcggacttgtttcattttttatgTGCGTGAGTTCTGAAGCTTTGATTATATAACAGCTGTCAATAAAAGCTGTGAAGTAAAggaatttaagaataatttaaaatagattaaattcaatttattttgtgcTTCTCCCATTTACTTATTTGTAAAATGGTAAGTTCATTAGTAATAATCGTATCGTAAACATTGCCTGCTGTACATTtccattaaaatttactatttaaattacttttactaatttttaaaaaattaaatttactaactaaatttatttatatttaataaattacaggTTTATGATTACTTCGATAAGTATACATTTCTATGCGAAATGTATGATGAAGAAGGTGACGAGATCGTGGAATtagttcttaattttttcccttTCGATGGCTCTGTACAAATAATCAACACGAAAAAGGGTAAAACTCTTTTGAGACGCGTACAATTGCCTCCATTAAAATTAGAAATGCTGCAAATAGGTAATGTTGTGaacatattttcaaaattactgCACATCACCGACTGTGCACCTTTGACTCGAAGAACTCTGTTTAAAAATGTGGAAAGGTAgcttatacttttttataaaaattacagctATCTTTTTTggataactaaattataaataatcttactTGCAGTACTTTTGCTCTGATTAAACCCATCCCACCTAGCGAACATGGCAAAATTTTAACGTTCATCATGAAAAACGGATTTCGAATTGTGCGGATGAAAAATGGCAAGATTAGCAAGGACTTTGCAATTATACTTTACCATAACATTTCGGGAAGCAATATGATGCCGTAACGTTTTGTCTTACTtagcttagattttttaaatttattatgtgtaaATACACTGCAATTGCAGTGTtagttacaataaataataatatttataaaaacagataATTCAGTAAAATGTTAGAAGTAATATGTCATGATTTACAGAATAATCATAGACTACATCACGAGCGGAGAGGTTATTGGCCTAGAACTAGTTGCTCCTGACGCTGTAAAAAAATGGCGCCAATGTTTAGGGGCAACCGAGCCATCAGAAGCTGCTCCAGGAACTTTACGTAATTTGTATGGAGAAAATACACTAAAAAACATTGCTCATGGTTGTAATACTTCAGAGGAAGCAACCCAAGTATGGCTGTTAATTACGTAAAATGGTTATAGTtagctaattaaaaaatagacaTACGTATTGGACTCACATGATTTTAACGCGCCGTTAACTTattgctatatttttaattgatgcTCCAACCTTTTGGTTATGTTATTTAGCGCgttgaacaaaataaacaaacacacaGCAAAAAAACTTCagctttttaatatgaatattgattataccaaagacaattacataataaataaaataaacactataatggtataaatattgatagtcaataaataagatctatttttttttcttatggaCTAGGATTATTGTAGTACTCATGTactcattatttttttcatttacacCATGTAAAAATCGATTGAGCTAATTTGAatgcattaataatttataagctaaaaattaagtcaaaatATATGATCTAATTTCAGAGAATTACTTaggatttatattaattgtagaTGTTAGAGTTGTTTTTTGGTTATGAGAAAGGCATACCACGAATACCATTTAGAGCTACTTTGAAAAACTGCACATGCTGCATTATAAAACCTCATGCTGTTATTGATGGTAATATTGGCTCCATTCTGGAAGTTATTGCTACATCTAAAAAATTCTATGTATCAGCCATAGCTCTGTTTTCTGTTAAACTGATGAATGCAGaggaattttatgaaatatataaaggtGTTCTGCCAGAATATGAAGTTAGTACAAactattatatctataaaattattgaccTCTTATTACAGTAGTTCTTCTTAGGACCCTATTGCTAAGATTCTAAAAGAAGACTTAtcataaattatcatatattatgttttgataTACATGAAACACACTGATTATACCATGAGAAAGCAAGTGATGTCcctgtataattttttttataaacattgatagttcttaagtaaaattttaaaaggataagaaattaaattacctGTGAAAAATAGAAATGGTATTTTAGTTTTTCGAAACTTGTACTGTTTCAGGCAATGTGCATACATTTAGCTGAAGGGAAATGTGTTGCACTAGAAGTAAAGTCTGATGATGCAAGTATAAACATTGTGTCTGAATTCAGAAAAGTTTGTGGACCTAGAGACCCTGTATGTAATGAAACAGATTTCTCAATtgagatattaatattttattcacttacttttttaaatggttgttaaattaagatacatcataagtataataaaataggagTAAAACTGAGCTTTTCTCTTAACTGTGTTTATTTTAGGATTTAGCTCGACAACTGTATCCCGAATCTATAAGAGCTTTATACGGAAAAAGCATTTTGTATAATGCAGTCCATTGCACAGACCTCCCAGAAGATGGTGAACTTGAagtggaatatttttttaaattacttgccaatgattaatattgttttagacaTACTTCTActactttttatatgtattcttTATTACAAAGTCATTTCcttcaatttcaattttttcatACATCCATTTCCGGTTAactctgaaattaaaaaaatggtctTGATCATTAATTCATTtccttaatttataaaattatagaaaacgAAAGGTATTATTACCTGCAATCAAATCCACATCTGTTTGAACTGCATTTAGGACAAGGAAAATGGCAACCTGGGCATTTTTCATCTAAACAGTCACAAAGATCTTGTCCTGTTGCACACAGCTGTCCACGctcattatacaattttttagaCTTACGACTccgaaaaaaattacataaatctaAGTAACTTTGtttacaacaaaaacatatacatagtAGAACAAATTAagctacaaaaatattttatatctagtaaatatattatcaagTTAAACTTACCTCaagttaaaattttttttgactAAACTGAACCATATTCATAAAGTAgcaaattacttaatataaatagtaaaacttacttaaaacaatagtttttGGGGTTTAACTTTCTTCTTTCTCGTGTTCCAGTTATTCCAAGTTCCGAAGATAAACTcggcatttttattttttatgtataaagttaatgataatattgttacttaataatttatcaaatagCAAAGTTAAAAGCAAAATAACGAGAGCttgaatttgttatatatgtattgttgTTTTCTTGATTCTTCAcactatatgtatgtatagaaGTCATAGATAATAGAacacaaatacaatttacGGTGATTGTCTaagtctttgtttttttttcttggaCCAAGCGAGCATTCTTCTAGGGAGCAAGCAAGTAAGAAAGatcgagagagagagagagagcgaGATAGAGCAAACGTCACTGTGCCATAGAGCGAAAGGTTGGATAGAGCTATAGTGAGAAAGATTGAGAGAGAGAGtaagggagatcgagaaaaaatacacgctattggttgatgtattcgttagttacatattagaacttactagatggcaattctgtcacATAACGTTTTGTGtagtaaacgcagattttttatttatttatattattacacttTTTACACACTGTATACAGGACGTATAAGTGAAAAGGAAGTGTGAATATAGACATACAAATActtggagtgatcatatactggtacatgatcatctattaaggcttttaccttagtaataaataatttacaaagaaatgataattatgaatgtaaagaatatttgaaatacttaatatttgagAAAGCGCGGAAAACTTCGTTCATGGTAGACGTATTTTTCATAGtggtgaaaatttatttaattgtttagttCTACTAGTTAAAACGCCGAGGATACGCtggtagttttaatttttgtattatatgtaatctttatatgtatttgtgaACAGTGGCATCGTGTAGTCGGTAAGTTATTgcaaattctttaaatattgaatgaaCGAGCCTCCCGATCTAAGTCGATATTATGGGGATGTTGGCCTGAATCTTCCTGTGGGATGCAATGCTGGTTCACAAGATGTCCCGGACAAAATGGATACGGAGGTCAACATGCAGGTGTGTCATATGACAGGTCAGATGAAGATCCTCTGTACTGTGTAATGTGTGAAGTGGAAGGGCGATTCAGATTCAGCGATAAATAAGTCATGTCCTGAGTTTGTGATACTGACAGAAATCAAAGTTAAAATGGCTCAGAGCTTCATGTCTTATGCCAAAgccaaaatatttactattttccTTCTGTTAAGCCTTCATACCCAGATGTATTAAGTTCAACAATTCCGAAAGTACCAAAACCCGCATATTCTTCCGCAGCGAAGTCTGTatctcgtaacaatattttcccTCAAATCAAAAACAGTATTCTTAAAACTACGCTTTCCTCCTTAAACCTCGAAATGGTTATAATAGTGTTGCTCATAATAACGTATTAAAAGACTTCCAAGTTCTAGAGCCTAAAAATGGCAGTGCTTTGCAATAGATTGCAAGATAATTCAATGGAATGTTTGGTTGTGGCACTACTGACTCCAATGGTGTACGTTTAGTTgaaatattagatttacataatttatttgtaattctgGCTCACCAACCAGACGTACAAAGCCCAATGAAAAGCTTAGCGTAGTTGACTTATAAATTTGTACTCCAG contains:
- the LOC123716608 gene encoding nucleoside diphosphate kinase 7 isoform X2 → MKKARLTGDDVNYLYRSQLSDPTFPFLLEHLTGDLVYGMELVGKDAVALSKQIIGDKDPMKAKPGTIRALYGTDPVKNCVDVSSDAETAIQDVEYFFPSPPFHLSRLRLTATLSNCTLCIVKPHAIREGKLGAVFEAIDEGGFDITALNMFIVENINAAEFYEVYKGIVQEYKGMVEELASGSCIAMEIVAKDKRTNTAVEFRKLVGPSDPEIARLLRPNTMRANLGKTKVQNAIHCSDLAEDGLLEVEYFFKILNL
- the LOC123716608 gene encoding nucleoside diphosphate kinase 7 isoform X3, with the protein product MELVGKDAVALSKQIIGDKDPMKAKPGTIRALYGTDPVKNCVDVSSDAETAIQDVEYFFPSPPFHLSRLRLTATLSNCTLCIVKPHAIREGKLGAVFEAIDEGGFDITALNMFIVENINAAEFYEVYKGIVQEYKGMVEELASGSCIAMEIVAKDKRTNTAVEFRKLVGPSDPEIARLLRPNTMRANLGKTKVQNAIHCSDLAEDGLLEVEYFFKILNL
- the LOC123716608 gene encoding nucleoside diphosphate kinase 7 isoform X1, which gives rise to MEGAYKEKYSFVGEWYDNQASLVRRFNVFYYPNDDTIEMYDLKNRKTFLRRVKVNGIALDNFFIGSSLFILGRLVKIVDFACEHTKEKLHKDMEVTFALIKPIPSKITGKIITHFFEHNLKITKMKKARLTGDDVNYLYRSQLSDPTFPFLLEHLTGDLVYGMELVGKDAVALSKQIIGDKDPMKAKPGTIRALYGTDPVKNCVDVSSDAETAIQDVEYFFPSPPFHLSRLRLTATLSNCTLCIVKPHAIREGKLGAVFEAIDEGGFDITALNMFIVENINAAEFYEVYKGIVQEYKGMVEELASGSCIAMEIVAKDKRTNTAVEFRKLVGPSDPEIARLLRPNTMRANLGKTKVQNAIHCSDLAEDGLLEVEYFFKILNL
- the LOC123716655 gene encoding nucleoside diphosphate kinase 7-like, with protein sequence MVYDYFDKYTFLCEMYDEEGDEIVELVLNFFPFDGSVQIINTKKGKTLLRRVQLPPLKLEMLQIGNVVNIFSKLLHITDCAPLTRRTLFKNVESTFALIKPIPPSEHGKILTFIMKNGFRIVRMKNGKISKDFAIILYHNISGSNMMPIIIDYITSGEVIGLELVAPDAVKKWRQCLGATEPSEAAPGTLRNLYGENTLKNIAHGCNTSEEATQMLELFFGYEKGIPRIPFRATLKNCTCCIIKPHAVIDGNIGSILEVIATSKKFYVSAIALFSVKLMNAEEFYEIYKGVLPEYEAMCIHLAEGKCVALEVKSDDASINIVSEFRKVCGPRDPDLARQLYPESIRALYGKSILYNAVHCTDLPEDGELEVEYFFKLLAND